One Weissella coleopterorum DNA segment encodes these proteins:
- a CDS encoding tyrosine-type recombinase/integrase has translation MLLISPNGLRHTHASTLINHDVDIKYVSARLGHSSISVTQNVYTHLLSSKINLEAGKTLDILGQ, from the coding sequence ATGTTGTTAATTTCACCAAACGGGCTACGGCACACTCATGCTTCTACTTTAATCAACCATGATGTCGACATAAAATATGTTTCTGCTCGTCTAGGACACTCAAGTATATCCGTAACTCAAAATGTTTATACTCATCTTTTAAGTAGTAAAATAAATTTAGAGGCCGGAAAAACGTTAGATATCTTAGGCCAATAA